A genomic region of Echeneis naucrates chromosome 24, fEcheNa1.1, whole genome shotgun sequence contains the following coding sequences:
- the cdc42bpb gene encoding serine/threonine-protein kinase MRCK beta, whose translation MSAQARLKRLEELLLERKAAGCLSVETLLDLLLCLHSEVSHCPLKREKHISDFLEWVKPFTTTVKDMRLHRDDFEMLKVIGRGAFGEVAVVKMKHTESVYAMKILNKWEMLKRAETACFREERDVLVKGDSQWITTLHYAFQDDNYLYLVMDYYVGGDLLTLLSKFEDRLPEDMARFYVAEMVLAVHSIHQQHYIHRDIKPDNVLLDVNGHIRLADFGSCLRMMEDGTVQSSVAVGTPDYISPEILQAMEDGMGRYGPECDWWSLGVCVYEMLYGETPFYAESLVETYGKIMNHEERFQFPSHVTDVSEDAKDLIQRLLCSRDRRLGLNGISDFKSHPFFSGIDWDNIRSTEAPYIPDVSSPTDTSNFDVDDDVLKNPDISPPASHTGFTGQHLPFVGFTYTTDNCFSDRGAISPAMQGGGGAAGEGGQELEAFERRIRRLEQEKQELNRRLQESTQALQAPSRGGTPTRDKEIKKLNEEIERLKKKLADSDRLEHQLEEAVTLQQDYESSASKLKTLEKQVKTLRQEKDDVHKQLSDSLDRLRTQTKELKEAHSQRKLALQEFSELSERMAELRSSKQRLSRQLRDKEEEMDALLQKMDAMRQEIRKTEKNRKELEAQLDDAKAEASKERKLREHSEVYSTQLETELESLKSQQGRGAAGGGVESQQELSRLKAELDKKVLFYEEELLRRDSAHSSEVKKLRKDLHESEGAQLAANKELLQLRDKLDKNKRDKQTEMDEAVSALKEKHEREKNLVTEENRKLTAETDKLCAFVDRLTAQNRQLEDDLQELSSKREGVAHWEAQIAEIIQWVSDEKDARGYLQALATKMTEELETLRTSSLGTRPLPESGVATPPRKPWPPIGGDRRDPLWKVRRSQKLDMSARLELQSALDAEIRAKQLVQDELRRVKATNIHLESKLKESEERSREMGEQVEILKKEVEESRSRSDKGLKLQDFQDSIFEYFNTSPLAPDLTFRTTDIDSPPQLSESTSPTFEQEEVKAALVPSSPSTTYQSTSVTTPKPKAHQLSIKTFSSPTQCSHCSSLMVGLIRQGYACEVCSFICHVSCKDYAPLVCPIPAEQAKRPQGIDVQRGIGTAYKGYVRIPKPSGVKKGWQRAFAVVSDCKLFLYDVPEGKSTQPGVVASLVLDLRDEEFSVSSVLASDVIHATRKDIPCIFRVTSSQLISQLSSVSLLILAESEVEKRKWVRILESLQSILTKNLLKSRQIHVLHEAYDASLPVIKTTLSAVVLDRERIALGTEDGLFVVEVTRDVIVRAVDSKKVYQIDLIPKEKIIALLCGRNRHVHLHPWGVLEGAESTFDSKLTDTKGCQALTTGLLRPGGPACLLAAVKRMVQCYEITPTKPHYKKLWEVQAPGGVQWLGILKERLCVGYPSGFALLALQGESSPISLVNPADPSLAFLSHQSLDALHALEVGSSELLLCFSQLGIYVDGQGRRSRSQELMWPATPLACSSNASHLTVYSEYGVDVFDIHTMEWVQTISLRKIRPVNVEGTLNLLSSEPPRLIYFSNTSSEGDLMIPETSDHSRKLMVRTRSKRKFLFKVPEEERLQQRREMLRDPELRSKMISNPTNFNHVAHMGPGDGMQVLMDLPLSVMPSSQDDSLKDKPRPLSSISRHQRGKTHITRTASDFGGTVSSRGSEPDQELDRELDSDSTKQSTPSNSSNPSSPPSPNSPHRSQLTLDGLDSEP comes from the exons AGCTGAG ACGGCTTGTTTCCGTGAAGAGCGTGACGTCCTTGTGAAAGGAGACAGTCAATGGATCACAACTCTGCACTATGCCTTCCAGGACGACAACTACCTG TACCTGGTAATGGATTACTACGTGGGCGGGGACCTTCTGACTCTGCTCAGTAAGTTTGAGGATCGTCTTCCTGAGGACATGGCACGGTTCTACGTGGCTGAGATGGTGCTGGCTGTGCACTCCATCCACCAACAGCACTACATCCACAG AGACATCAAACCAGACAACGTCCTGCTGGATGTCAATGGTCACATCCGCCTAGCTGACTTTGGGTCATGTCTGCGAATGATGGAGGACGGCACG GTGCAGTCCTCGGTGGCCGTGGGAACTCCGGACTACATCTCACCGGAGATCCTGCAGGCCATGGAGGATGGGATGGGCCGCTATGGACCGGAGTGTGATTGGTGGTCTCTGGGAGTCTGCGTGTATGAGATGCTGTATGGAGAAACGCCGTTCTACGCCGAGTCGTTGGTGGAGACATATGGCAAGATCATGAACCACGAG GAGCGTTTCCAGTTCCCCTCCCATGTGACTGACGTGTCGGAGGATGCCAAAGACCTGATCCAGCGCCTGCTCTGCTCCAGGGACCGTCGGCTTGGTCTGAATGGGATCTCTGATTTCAAGAGTCACCCTTTCTTCAGTGGCATCGACTGGGACAACATCCGGTCTACAGAGGCCCCCTATATCCCCGATGTGTCCTCACCCACAGACACCTCCAACTTTGATGTGGATGACGATGTCTTGAAGAACCCG gATATTAGCCCTCCAGCGTCTCACACTGGTTTCACTGGGCAGCACCTTCCCTTTGTGGGCTTCACCTACACGACTGACAACTGCTTCTCAGACCGTGGTGCTATTAGCCCGGCcatgcaggggggaggaggggcagCGGGGGAAGGAGGGCAGGAGTTGGAGGCATTTGAGAGAAGAATTCGTCGACTGGAGCAGGAGAAGCAGGAGCTGAACCGTAGACTGCAGG AGTCAACCCAGGCCCTGCAGGCCCCGTCTCGGGGAGGGACTCCCACACGGGACAAAGAGATCAAGAAGTTGAATGAGGAGATTGAGCGGCTGAAGAAGAAGTTGGCAG ACTCCGATAGGCTGGAGCATCAGCTGGAGGAGGCAGTCACTCTCCAACAGGACTACGAGAGCTCTGCCTCCAAACTCAAGACCCTGGAGAAGCAGGTGAAAACCCTGAGACAGGAGAAAGATGACGTCCATAAG CAATTGTCGGACTCTCTGGACCGCCTCCGCACCCAGACCAAGGAGCTGAAAGAGGCTCACTCCCAGAGGAAGCTGGCCCTGCAAGAGTTCTCGGAGCTGTCAGAGAGGATGGCTGAGTTGCGCTCCTCCAAGCAGCGCCTGTCCCGGCAGCTCCgggacaaagaggaggagatggacgCTCTCCTGCAGAAGATGGATGCCATGAGACAGGAGATCCGAAAGACAGAGAAGAACCGCAAAGAG ctggAGGCTCAGCTGGACGATGCTAAGGCTGAGGCGTCAAAGGAGAGGAAGCTGAGGGAGCACAGTGAGGTTTACTCCACACAGCTGGAGACGGAGCTGGAGAGcctaaag TCTCAGCAGGGTCGAGGAGCAGCTGGTGGCGGGGTGGAGTCTCAGCAGGAGCTGTCCCGTCTCAAGGCAGAGCTTGACAAGAAGGTTCTGTTCTATGAGGAGGAACTGTTAAGGAGAGACTCTGCTCACTCTTCTGAGGTCAAGAAACTCCGTAAAGACCTGCATGAGTCTGAGGGGGCACAGCTCGCTGCCaacaaggagctgctgcagctccggGACAAACTGGACAAGAACAAGAGGGACAA ACAGACGGAGATGGATGAAGCTGTTTCAgctctgaaagaaaaacatgagcGAGAGAAAAACCTGGTGACTGAGGAAAACCGCAAACTGACAGCAGAGACGGACAAG CTTTGTGCGTTTGTGGACCGTCTGACGGCTCAGAACCGGCAGCTGGAGGACGACCTTCAGGAGCTGTCATCAAAAAGGGAAGGCGTGGCTCACTGGGAGGCTCAGATCGCAGAAATCATCCAGTG GGTCAGTGATGAAAAGGATGCTCGCGGTTACCTCCAGGCTCTGGCTACCAAAATGACGGAGGAGCTGGAAACACTACGCACCTCCAGCCTAGGAACAAGACCCCTg CCTGAGTCAGGAGTGGCCACGCCTCCCAGGAAGCCCTGGCCTCCCATTGGTGGAGACAGGAGG GACCCTCTGTGGAAGGTGCGGCGCAGTCAGAAGTTGGACATGTCGGCTCGTCTGGAGTTGCAATCAGCGTTGGACGCTGAGATCAGAGCCAAGCAGCTCGTTCAAGACGAGCTGCGTAGGGTCAAGGCCACCAACATCCACCTGGAGAG TAAGCTGAAGGAGTCTGAAGAGAGGAGCAGGGAGATGGGGGAGCAGGTGGAGATACTgaagaaggaggtggaggagagtcGTTCCCGCTCTGACAAAG gtctgAAGCTTCAAGACTTCCAGGACTCAATCTTTGAATATTTCAACACATCTCCTCTGGCTCCAGACCTCACCTTCAGG ACCACTGACATAGACTCCCCCCCTCAGCTATCTGAGAGCACCTCCCCCACCTTTGAACAGGAG GAAGTAAAAGCAGCATTAGTTCCATCAAGCCCCTCTACCACCTACCAGAGCACCTCAGTGACCACACCAAAG CCCAAAGCTCATCAGTTGAGCATCAAGACGTTCTCTAGTCCGACCCAGTGCTCTCACTGCAGCTCCCTGATGGTTGGCCTCATCAGACAGGGATATGCCTGTGAAG TGTGTTCCTTCATCTGCCATGTTTCCTGTAAAGACTACGCCCCCCTGGTCTGTCCGATCCCAGCAGAGCAAGCCAAGAGGCCTCAGGGTATAGACGTCCAGAGAGGCATTGGCACAGCTTACAAGGGCTATGTCAGG ATTCCGAAGCCCAGCGGGGTGAAGAAAGGCTGGCAGCGAGCATTTGCTGTGGTCTCCGACTGTAAACTGTTTCTCTATGATGTTCCGGAAGGGAAGTCCACCCAGCCAGGTGTAGTGGCAAGTCTGGTCCTCGACCTCAG agATGAGGAGTTTTCTGTCAGTTCTGTGTTGGCGTCAGATGTTATCCACGCAACCAGGAAGGACATCCCTTGCATCTTCAGA gTGACATCATCGCAGCTAATCTCTCAGCTGTCCTCTGTATCTCTGCTCATCCTGGCGGAGAGTGAGGTGGAGAAGCGGAAGTGGGTCCGGATTCTGGAGAGTTTGCAAAGCATTTTGACCAAGAACCTGCTGAAGAGCCGGCAGATCCATGTTCTGCATGAAGCTTACGACGCTTCACTCCCCGTCATCAAGACCACCCTTTCAGCCGTGGTGCTGG atcGAGAGAGGATCGCCCTGGGAACAGAAGATGGATTGTTTGTGGTTGAGGTCACAAGAGACG tgATTGTCCGAGCAGTCGACAGTAAGAAGGTGTATCAGATCGATTTGATCCCGAAGGAGAAAATCATTGCTCTGCTCTGTGGCCGGAACCGCCATGTTCACCTTCACCCctggggggtgctggagggCGCAGAGTCTACCTTTGACTCTAAGCTGACAGATACTAAAGGCTGCCAGGCTCTCACCACAGGGCTGCTTCGGCCCGGGGGCCCCGCTTGTCTGCTTGCAGCTGTCAAACGCATG GTTCAGTGCTACGAGATAACGCCCACAAAGCCACACTATAAGAAGCTGTGGGAGGTCCAGGCTCCTGGTGGGGTTCAGTGGTTGGGTATACTGAAGGAGCGACTGTGTGTTGGATATCCCTCTGGTTTTGCGCTGCTGGCCCTGCAGGGTGAGTCATCCCCCATTAGCCTGGTGAACCCTGCAGACCCGTCGCTGGCCTTTCTGTCCCATCAGTCCCTGGACGCCCTGCACGCCTTGGAGGTTGGATCCAGCGAGCTGCTACTCTGCTTCAGCCAACTTGGAATCTATGTGGATGGACAGGGCCGCCGCTCTCGTTCCCAGGAGCTGATGTGGCCCGCCACACCGCTAGCATGCA GTTCAAACGCCTCCCACCTGACGGTCTACAGTGAATACGGAGTTGATGTCTTCGATATACACACTATGGAGTGGGTACAGACCATTTCCCTGCGCAAG ATTAGACCTGTGAATGTTGAAGGCACATTGAACCTGCTGAGTTCAGAACCTCCTCGTCTGATCTACTTTAGCAATACCTCTTCAG AGGGTGACCTCATGATCCCAGAGACGTCAGACCACAGCAGAAAGCTGATGGTTCGAACTCGCAGCAAGAGAAAGTTTCTCTTCAAGGTCCCTGAGGAGGAGCGACTACAGCAAAGGAG GGAGATGCTGAGGGACCCAGAGCTGAGGTCCAAGATGATCTCCAATCCAACAAACTTTAACCACGTAGCTCACATGGGACCAGGAGATGGGATGCAGGTCCTCATGGACCTCCCTCTG agtGTGATGCCTTCCTCTCAGGACGACTCTCTTAAAGataagccccgcccactgtCCAGTATCTCCCGGCACCAGCGAGGAAAGACACACATTACCCGCACGGCGTCAG ATTTTGGAGGAACGGTGTCGTCCCGAGGCTCTGAACCAGATCAGGAACTGGACAgagag CTGGACTCCGACTCCACCAAACAGTCGACCCCCTCCAACAGCTCCAACCCCAGTAGCCCCCCCAGCCCCAACTCCCCCCACCGCAGCCAGCTCACCTTGGATGGCCTGGACTCTGAGCCTTGA